Proteins encoded in a region of the Halioglobus maricola genome:
- a CDS encoding DUF1499 domain-containing protein, with protein sequence MHEKTSSKLVNWVGYLAITMLVILPIAVLTVRSGAWQQGLMLFAIGCLGSTILLVLALVLGLFPLYRPHGNALRRRGLLAIPGTAILLSMVAGMGDYPPIHDITTDPDNPPAFSAAQSKRGNDANSLRIDPEVIETARQAYSDLATLETHLSIDEAYAQALATAQDLGWDVYRDDLNAGYIEAAASTAIMGFTDDVAIRITSNEAGTMIDLRSVSRVGRSDLGANAARIRKFIQAFTQQ encoded by the coding sequence ATGCACGAGAAAACATCTTCGAAACTAGTCAACTGGGTTGGCTACCTGGCGATCACCATGCTGGTGATCCTGCCAATCGCGGTACTGACCGTGCGTTCTGGCGCCTGGCAGCAGGGCCTCATGCTGTTTGCCATCGGCTGTCTCGGTTCCACAATCCTTCTGGTTTTAGCCCTGGTACTCGGACTGTTCCCCCTCTACCGCCCCCATGGGAACGCACTGCGTAGACGCGGCCTGCTGGCCATACCGGGGACGGCAATCCTGCTGAGCATGGTCGCAGGGATGGGCGACTATCCACCCATACACGACATCACCACCGATCCCGACAACCCACCTGCCTTCAGTGCCGCCCAGAGTAAGCGCGGCAACGATGCCAACAGCCTGCGCATCGACCCGGAAGTCATAGAGACAGCCCGCCAGGCCTATAGCGATCTGGCAACGCTGGAAACTCACCTGTCTATCGACGAAGCGTATGCACAGGCTCTGGCTACCGCGCAGGACTTGGGCTGGGATGTTTATCGGGATGACCTGAATGCAGGCTACATCGAAGCTGCGGCCAGCACGGCCATCATGGGATTTACCGACGATGTCGCTATTCGCATCACGAGCAATGAAGCGGGCACCATGATCGATCTGCGCTCGGTATCCCGCGTGGGTCGCTCAGACCTCGGGGCAAACGCCGCCCGCATCCGCAAATTCATTCAGGCATTCACTCAACAGTAA
- the msrA gene encoding peptide-methionine (S)-S-oxide reductase MsrA has protein sequence MSLFNIRKKHSLPTAETALPGRTEALPVAQVHFVNGNPMQGPFPNEMAVALFGMGCFWGVERMFWQLPGVFSTAVGYAAGITPNPTYDEVCSGKTGHNEVVRVIFDPAVIGYDELLKTFWEGHDPTQGMRQGNDLGTQYRSGIYASSDEQLALAMASREEFQRSLAAAGYGEITTEILPAPDFYFAEDYHQQYLAKNPAGYCGLGGTGVSCPIGLKTD, from the coding sequence ATGAGCTTATTCAATATTCGTAAAAAGCATAGTTTACCCACTGCCGAGACGGCGCTCCCGGGTCGAACTGAGGCCCTGCCCGTTGCACAGGTTCACTTTGTGAACGGCAATCCAATGCAGGGGCCATTCCCCAATGAGATGGCAGTCGCCCTGTTTGGCATGGGATGTTTCTGGGGCGTTGAGCGCATGTTCTGGCAGTTGCCTGGCGTGTTTTCCACCGCCGTGGGTTACGCGGCGGGAATCACTCCGAACCCCACTTACGACGAGGTCTGCTCGGGCAAGACCGGGCACAACGAAGTGGTGCGAGTGATCTTCGATCCCGCCGTCATTGGCTACGATGAGTTGCTGAAAACGTTCTGGGAAGGGCACGACCCTACCCAGGGGATGCGCCAGGGCAATGACCTGGGCACTCAGTATCGCTCGGGAATCTACGCAAGCAGTGACGAACAGCTAGCGTTGGCGATGGCGAGTCGCGAGGAGTTCCAGCGATCACTGGCGGCGGCTGGCTACGGAGAGATCACAACCGAGATCTTGCCCGCGCCTGACTTCTATTTCGCCGAGGACTATCACCAGCAATACCTAGCCAAGAACCCCGCGGGCTACTGCGGTTTGGGTGGCACCGGTGTGAGTTGCCCTATCGGGCTGAAAACTGACTAG
- a CDS encoding nuclear transport factor 2 family protein produces the protein MDYAEKVAVVNRYVEAFEKQDMAIIRDIYADNAVVEDPVGTDLHEGIEAVCAFYEGALSSGAKLAITGPVRSAANTAAFPFQVNMGEMSIDIIDVFEFDDQGKVVSMKAYWGPDNM, from the coding sequence ATGGATTACGCAGAAAAAGTTGCGGTAGTTAACCGCTACGTGGAAGCTTTCGAAAAACAGGACATGGCAATCATCCGTGACATCTACGCCGACAACGCTGTCGTCGAAGATCCGGTCGGTACTGACCTGCACGAGGGTATCGAAGCGGTGTGTGCCTTCTATGAAGGCGCCCTGAGCTCCGGCGCAAAGCTCGCGATCACCGGCCCGGTGCGCTCTGCCGCGAACACCGCGGCCTTCCCCTTTCAGGTCAACATGGGCGAGATGAGCATCGATATCATCGATGTGTTCGAGTTTGATGACCAGGGCAAGGTGGTAAGCATGAAGGCCTACTGGGGACCGGACAATATGTAA
- a CDS encoding acyl-CoA dehydrogenase family protein codes for MSAAERSNNVQDLEQFRLEVRDWLQDNCPESQRQPITPEEQYYGGRDSSFPSDDARIWFERMRDKGWICPEWPSEYGGGGLSPQQGKVIKEEMKAIRARAPLYGHGIWMLGPAMLEFGNEAQKQEHIRDILNGTIRWAQGYSEPGSGSDLASLQCKAEDKGDYYLVNGSKTWTTSADKADRIFCLVRTDPDAKKQEGISFLLIDMDDPGISTTPIELISGESEFCQTFFDDVKVPKKNLVGELNKGWSVAKALLVHERKLMSELGSDSPREIVVPNQAARQYLDFEDGKISDHELRSKLVEYDMEMHAIGLTHFRTFEEKIAGVRSAAPLIMKYAGTEAEKQKSELLLAIMGSQGLGWEGEGFNRAELDTLRLWAMSYAMTIAGGTSEVQLNLIAKNVLELPQG; via the coding sequence ATGTCAGCTGCCGAAAGGAGTAACAACGTGCAGGATCTGGAACAGTTCCGCCTCGAAGTTCGAGATTGGTTGCAGGATAACTGCCCCGAATCTCAGCGCCAGCCAATCACACCGGAAGAGCAGTACTACGGTGGCCGGGACTCCTCGTTCCCCAGCGATGACGCCAGGATCTGGTTTGAACGCATGCGCGACAAGGGGTGGATTTGCCCTGAATGGCCCAGCGAATACGGCGGTGGCGGTTTGAGCCCGCAACAGGGCAAAGTCATCAAGGAAGAAATGAAGGCTATCCGCGCGCGCGCTCCCCTTTACGGCCACGGCATCTGGATGCTTGGCCCCGCCATGCTGGAGTTCGGCAACGAGGCGCAAAAACAGGAACATATCCGCGACATTCTCAATGGCACCATACGCTGGGCACAGGGCTATTCTGAGCCGGGCTCTGGCTCCGATCTGGCGAGCCTGCAATGCAAGGCCGAGGACAAGGGCGACTACTATCTGGTCAACGGCTCCAAAACCTGGACGACCTCGGCAGACAAGGCTGACCGAATTTTCTGCCTTGTGCGCACCGATCCAGACGCAAAGAAGCAGGAGGGCATCAGCTTCCTGCTTATCGACATGGACGACCCCGGCATAAGCACCACCCCGATCGAACTGATCAGCGGTGAGTCCGAGTTTTGCCAGACGTTCTTCGACGACGTAAAAGTACCCAAGAAGAACCTGGTCGGGGAACTCAATAAAGGCTGGAGCGTGGCCAAGGCATTGCTGGTCCATGAGCGCAAGCTGATGTCCGAACTCGGCAGCGACTCCCCGCGCGAAATCGTGGTCCCAAACCAGGCAGCCCGGCAATACCTGGACTTTGAAGACGGCAAGATCAGCGACCACGAGCTGCGTTCGAAGCTGGTTGAGTACGACATGGAAATGCATGCCATTGGCCTCACACACTTCCGTACCTTCGAAGAGAAGATAGCCGGGGTACGCAGTGCCGCACCGCTCATCATGAAATACGCGGGCACCGAGGCCGAGAAACAGAAGAGCGAACTCTTGCTGGCGATCATGGGCAGCCAGGGCCTGGGCTGGGAAGGCGAGGGCTTCAATCGAGCCGAGCTCGATACGCTGCGGCTTTGGGCCATGTCCTACGCCATGACAATTGCCGGCGGCACCTCGGAAGTTCAACTGAACCTGATCGCCAAAAATGTGCTCGAGCTGCCTCAGGGATAG
- a CDS encoding S1C family serine protease, whose amino-acid sequence MRSFLTLFILLAALPLAAQAKNVDYLSFATEDERNSTEIFGRASPSVVYVTNTALRRSLFSRNVQEIPRGAGSGFIWKDSGLIVTNFHVIAGAHRLIVTLDDQREFEAELIGVAPEKDLAVLRIENPPDDLVSLPLGDSSELSVGRKVLAIGNPFGLDTTLTTGVVSALGREIQSPSGRTIRGVIQTDAAINPGNSGGPLLNSLGQLVGVNTAIYSPSGASAGIGFAIPVNTVKDVVPQLIAYGRILHPIIGVELASDSWIQRNRIDGVPIVHVYPGLPAAEAGLTGARRVSRREVELGDVITHIDDLRIRNRDDYLSALEKFKPGDKVTIRTRRDEEELDFVVELIESQ is encoded by the coding sequence ATGCGCAGTTTTCTGACCCTGTTTATCCTGCTCGCAGCGCTGCCTTTGGCGGCGCAAGCGAAGAATGTCGACTACCTGAGCTTCGCCACTGAAGATGAGCGCAATAGCACAGAAATTTTCGGCAGGGCCAGTCCCTCGGTCGTTTACGTCACGAACACCGCCCTGCGCCGCAGCCTGTTCTCGCGCAATGTGCAGGAAATTCCACGCGGCGCTGGCAGCGGATTCATCTGGAAAGACAGCGGCCTGATCGTCACCAATTTTCATGTTATCGCCGGCGCACATCGTTTAATCGTTACCCTCGATGATCAACGGGAATTCGAGGCCGAGCTCATCGGTGTGGCACCAGAGAAAGATCTCGCGGTATTGCGTATCGAAAATCCGCCAGACGATCTGGTCAGTCTGCCGCTCGGAGACTCCTCTGAGCTTTCAGTCGGCCGCAAGGTGTTGGCCATCGGCAATCCCTTCGGCCTGGACACAACCCTGACAACCGGCGTGGTCAGTGCGCTCGGCCGGGAAATCCAGTCCCCCAGTGGGCGCACAATCCGCGGGGTCATCCAGACCGATGCGGCTATCAACCCGGGTAACTCCGGCGGCCCCTTGCTCAACTCACTAGGACAACTGGTGGGCGTAAACACCGCCATCTACAGCCCCAGCGGGGCCAGTGCCGGCATCGGTTTTGCAATTCCAGTGAACACGGTCAAAGATGTCGTCCCGCAGCTGATTGCCTACGGCCGTATTCTGCATCCCATTATCGGTGTAGAGCTTGCCAGTGACAGCTGGATTCAGCGCAACCGGATCGACGGTGTACCCATTGTTCACGTATATCCCGGGCTACCTGCCGCAGAGGCCGGGCTCACCGGCGCGCGCCGTGTCTCCCGCCGCGAGGTGGAACTCGGGGACGTTATCACCCACATCGACGACCTGCGGATCCGCAATCGCGATGACTATCTCAGCGCGCTGGAGAAGTTCAAGCCGGGTGACAAGGTAACGATTCGCACACGCCGCGATGAAGAAGAGCTCGACTTTGTCGTCGAGTTGATCGAGTCACAGTAG
- a CDS encoding DnaJ domain-containing protein has protein sequence MPRLILLAAIAVVLYILFKRAQAAPPHKRRGEYTKLALGIAVVGVVILALAGKMHWIGVAFTGLLVVARQLAPSLIRYFPLLASRLGQAAPAGQHSTVSTDILSMQLDHESGALNGEVLEGAYKGWRLADMQREALDELMAYCQAQDPDSAQLLQSYLEQRFGSYEGAADQGSTDNRTGPGGMNRKEALAVLGLDEEAEEDEIVAAHRKLMQKLHPDRGGNDYLAAKINQAKDFLLG, from the coding sequence GTGCCTCGTTTAATTTTGTTAGCGGCCATCGCCGTCGTGCTGTACATCCTGTTCAAACGTGCCCAGGCGGCGCCTCCACACAAACGCCGCGGCGAGTACACCAAGCTGGCGCTGGGCATAGCGGTGGTGGGTGTGGTCATTCTTGCCCTCGCGGGCAAGATGCACTGGATCGGAGTCGCGTTCACCGGTCTTCTGGTCGTAGCGCGCCAGCTGGCGCCGAGCCTGATTCGCTACTTTCCATTACTCGCCTCACGGCTTGGCCAGGCGGCACCCGCTGGCCAGCACTCCACGGTGAGTACCGATATCCTGAGTATGCAGCTCGACCATGAGAGCGGCGCACTCAATGGCGAAGTTCTGGAGGGCGCCTATAAAGGCTGGCGCTTGGCCGACATGCAACGCGAAGCACTGGATGAGCTCATGGCCTACTGCCAGGCCCAGGACCCGGATTCAGCGCAATTGCTACAGAGCTATCTGGAACAGCGCTTTGGCAGCTATGAGGGGGCCGCAGATCAGGGCAGCACCGATAATCGTACCGGCCCTGGGGGCATGAATCGCAAGGAGGCACTGGCAGTGCTAGGCCTGGACGAGGAAGCCGAGGAAGACGAGATTGTGGCGGCTCACCGTAAACTAATGCAGAAATTACACCCTGACCGAGGCGGCAACGACTATCTTGCGGCTAAAATCAACCAGGCCAAGGACTTCCTGCTGGGCTAG
- a CDS encoding CBS domain-containing protein, whose product MLSVAEIMTAQPYTLGPDDNLAQARELMAQHHIRHIPIITGNQCLVGVVSQRDVLAAADSSVLPDQTAHAAQEPHVALSSIMTTPVQTVDQQASLRGTALFLQQNKLGCVPVVQDGTLVGIITDSDFVSIAIHLMEQLEQVEPEAGPDFEDSSAEALDAL is encoded by the coding sequence ATGCTTAGCGTCGCAGAAATTATGACTGCCCAGCCCTACACTCTGGGCCCGGACGACAATCTCGCGCAGGCGCGCGAACTCATGGCCCAGCACCACATTCGCCACATTCCCATCATCACCGGTAATCAGTGCCTGGTGGGCGTAGTATCCCAACGCGATGTGTTAGCCGCAGCTGACTCCAGCGTGCTGCCTGACCAGACGGCCCACGCGGCGCAAGAACCCCATGTAGCGCTGTCCAGCATCATGACAACACCAGTGCAAACGGTAGATCAGCAGGCCAGCCTGCGCGGAACTGCCTTATTCCTGCAGCAAAACAAACTGGGTTGTGTCCCGGTAGTTCAGGACGGCACGTTGGTAGGTATCATCACCGACTCGGATTTCGTGAGTATTGCCATCCACCTGATGGAACAACTTGAGCAGGTCGAGCCCGAGGCTGGGCCGGATTTCGAAGACAGTAGCGCAGAAGCGCTGGACGCGCTCTAG
- a CDS encoding putative bifunctional diguanylate cyclase/phosphodiesterase produces MSIAGKFNALVISIVVSVGLLVCGLTSVREYRAERDRVFGELEQQVNGRHQIAYGLYRSNPSAVRSAVQPLLQSPVASIAVFTAQGSQVLALGSTEVLPTLPEARPGAASADISVLSLGAEGQSASSGLLGAFFPPGAAFHINVPAYAGVSPLDEVTPEAFVLAQSEAAVGSSRHVMGYIHFVVPQRTLLQQLLPQLTSILLACGLFGIVSIAFSAALTRRITAPLERLARAADDLAAGKLEKPVQTRGSGEIQDIARIINSVFSGMSEYKTQMDVDHQLLSMKVEERTAQLSKRNKELNKAVKQVTQVKNRLRQFAYYDSLTALPNRRLFTEQLSLLLRLAKRNEEQLALLFLDLDNFKRINDSLGHSAGDLLLREVGARLANCVRESDVVAHYSEANGKIGVSRLGGDEFTVVLNHVAGPEAAGVVAQRLLDALIEPMLIDGHELVVTPSVGIALAPDHAEDVEGLLRCADTAMYHAKAAGKNSYLIYDSEMDAAGLDRLTLETDLRRAMERDELVLYYQPQVNTRTGAVEGAEALMRWMHPEQGLIPPFRFIPLAEEMGLIGEMGDWAIREACMQVQRFREQGLVLPRVAVNVSALQFTPSFVRKVKDILEETAVDPSVLQLELTEGVVMGDTHASVNALSELREMGVSLSIDDFGTGYSSLSYLSRFPLTELKIDRSFVIAADKSEEDASLVIAIIAMARGLGLDVVAEGVETSEQYHFISEHGGTVIQGYLFSAPVPVDEFADLLRPWHFVRQLQDLDGNARQMPG; encoded by the coding sequence ATGAGCATTGCCGGAAAGTTCAATGCATTGGTAATTTCGATCGTGGTGAGTGTAGGCCTGCTGGTCTGCGGCCTCACCAGTGTGCGAGAGTATCGAGCAGAACGCGATCGGGTATTTGGCGAGCTTGAGCAGCAGGTGAATGGACGCCACCAGATCGCCTATGGGCTCTATCGCAGTAACCCATCAGCCGTGAGATCCGCCGTGCAGCCATTGCTGCAGTCTCCCGTTGCCAGCATTGCCGTGTTCACAGCCCAGGGCAGCCAGGTGCTGGCGCTCGGGAGCACGGAGGTGCTGCCCACACTGCCCGAGGCGCGTCCCGGTGCAGCTTCCGCTGATATCAGCGTCTTGTCTCTGGGTGCCGAAGGTCAGAGTGCAAGCAGTGGCCTGTTAGGTGCGTTCTTCCCGCCCGGGGCGGCTTTTCACATCAACGTACCCGCCTATGCCGGGGTGAGCCCGCTGGATGAAGTTACCCCGGAGGCGTTTGTCCTCGCCCAGAGCGAGGCGGCGGTCGGCAGCAGCCGCCACGTTATGGGCTATATCCACTTCGTCGTGCCCCAGCGCACGCTTTTGCAGCAGCTGTTACCCCAACTGACGTCTATTCTCCTCGCCTGCGGCCTGTTCGGCATAGTCAGCATCGCGTTCAGTGCTGCGCTTACGCGCCGTATTACGGCCCCTCTGGAGCGGCTGGCCCGGGCTGCCGATGATCTTGCCGCCGGTAAGCTCGAGAAGCCGGTGCAGACGCGCGGCAGCGGTGAGATCCAGGACATTGCCCGCATCATCAATAGCGTTTTCAGTGGCATGTCTGAATACAAGACCCAGATGGACGTTGACCATCAACTGTTGAGCATGAAAGTCGAAGAACGTACAGCACAGCTGTCAAAGCGCAACAAAGAACTGAACAAGGCGGTGAAGCAGGTTACCCAGGTCAAGAACCGGCTGCGCCAATTCGCGTATTACGACAGCCTTACCGCGCTGCCGAATCGGCGCCTTTTTACCGAGCAGTTGTCACTTTTGTTGCGCCTGGCGAAGCGGAATGAAGAGCAGTTGGCGCTGCTCTTTCTCGATCTCGATAATTTCAAGCGCATCAACGACTCGCTGGGCCATAGTGCCGGCGACCTGTTGTTGCGGGAAGTAGGGGCGCGACTGGCCAACTGTGTGCGCGAAAGTGATGTAGTGGCCCATTACAGCGAAGCCAATGGCAAGATAGGGGTGTCGCGCCTTGGCGGGGATGAATTTACGGTGGTTTTGAATCATGTGGCCGGGCCCGAGGCTGCCGGTGTCGTGGCCCAGCGTTTGCTCGATGCCCTGATTGAGCCCATGCTGATCGACGGTCATGAACTGGTAGTGACCCCCAGCGTCGGTATTGCCCTCGCACCAGATCACGCTGAGGATGTGGAGGGCCTGCTGCGCTGCGCAGATACCGCGATGTATCACGCCAAGGCTGCGGGCAAGAATAGCTATTTGATATACGACAGCGAGATGGATGCTGCCGGCCTCGATCGCCTAACCCTGGAAACTGATTTGCGCCGGGCCATGGAGCGCGATGAGCTCGTGCTCTACTACCAGCCCCAGGTGAATACGCGCACCGGGGCGGTGGAAGGTGCCGAGGCATTGATGCGCTGGATGCATCCGGAGCAGGGCCTGATTCCACCGTTTCGCTTTATTCCACTGGCCGAGGAAATGGGGCTTATCGGCGAGATGGGCGATTGGGCTATACGTGAAGCCTGTATGCAGGTGCAACGATTCCGCGAGCAGGGGCTGGTATTGCCGCGCGTCGCTGTCAATGTCTCGGCCCTGCAGTTCACTCCCAGTTTTGTGCGCAAGGTAAAGGACATTCTTGAAGAGACGGCCGTCGATCCCAGCGTCTTACAGCTGGAATTGACCGAGGGTGTAGTGATGGGTGATACCCATGCGTCGGTCAATGCCCTCAGCGAATTGCGGGAAATGGGTGTGAGCCTGTCGATCGACGACTTTGGCACAGGGTACTCGTCTCTGAGTTATCTGAGCCGTTTCCCGCTGACCGAGCTAAAGATCGATCGCAGTTTCGTGATCGCGGCAGACAAGAGTGAAGAGGATGCCAGCCTGGTCATCGCGATCATCGCTATGGCGCGTGGCCTGGGGCTGGATGTCGTCGCGGAAGGGGTAGAAACGAGCGAGCAGTATCACTTTATCAGTGAGCACGGGGGGACAGTTATTCAAGGCTATCTGTTCAGTGCACCGGTGCCGGTAGACGAATTTGCAGACTTACTTCGACCTTGGCATTTTGTGCGGCAGCTACAAGATCTGGATGGGAATGCCCGGCAGATGCCGGGCTAG
- a CDS encoding acyl-CoA dehydrogenase family protein yields MTLVLNEEQRLLQDTAREFLQSSAPVTALRALRDNKSETGYDNALWQQMTELGWASIILPEQYGGLDFGFLGLGVLMEEAGRTLSASPLFASAVVGASAILIGGSESQKETLLPAIAAGELTLALGLEESSRHKPTLIATTAEAREDGFVINGRKTFVLDGHSADQLLVATRSEGEGNTPKGISLFLVPRQAEGVTVQRTIMADSRNAANISFDNVSVDRHALVGDLGYGWHVLEPVLDRGRVALAAEMMGIALECFERTVAYLKYREQFGALIGSFQALQHRAAYMQTQLELARSVILQALSSVDESPEQLPLLASLAKARLNDLVQLVTNEAVQMHGGIGVTDELEIGLFLKRARVAMQIFGDTGFHKDRYATLCGY; encoded by the coding sequence ATGACACTGGTACTGAATGAAGAACAGCGCTTGCTCCAGGATACCGCGAGGGAATTCCTGCAAAGCAGTGCACCTGTTACAGCGCTACGTGCGCTGCGCGACAACAAAAGCGAAACCGGATACGACAACGCGCTCTGGCAGCAGATGACCGAACTCGGCTGGGCCAGCATCATTTTGCCGGAACAGTACGGTGGCCTGGACTTCGGCTTCCTTGGCCTTGGCGTATTGATGGAAGAAGCGGGCCGCACGCTCAGCGCTTCACCTTTGTTTGCATCCGCCGTGGTCGGCGCATCTGCGATTCTCATTGGCGGCAGTGAAAGCCAGAAAGAAACGCTTCTGCCAGCCATCGCTGCCGGTGAACTGACCCTGGCCCTTGGACTGGAAGAATCCAGTCGCCACAAGCCCACGCTAATTGCGACCACTGCCGAGGCCCGGGAAGACGGCTTCGTCATCAACGGCCGAAAAACCTTTGTCCTCGACGGCCATAGCGCAGACCAACTGCTGGTTGCGACCCGCAGCGAAGGCGAGGGAAATACACCGAAGGGTATCAGCCTGTTTCTGGTCCCCAGGCAGGCAGAGGGTGTCACCGTCCAGCGCACGATCATGGCCGATAGTCGCAATGCAGCAAATATCTCTTTCGATAATGTGAGCGTCGATCGGCATGCGCTGGTCGGCGACCTGGGCTATGGCTGGCATGTGCTTGAGCCCGTGCTTGATCGCGGACGGGTTGCACTCGCAGCCGAAATGATGGGAATTGCCCTGGAGTGTTTCGAGCGCACCGTAGCCTATCTGAAGTATAGGGAGCAGTTCGGTGCTCTTATCGGCAGCTTCCAGGCCCTGCAGCACCGTGCGGCCTACATGCAGACCCAACTCGAGCTTGCGCGCTCGGTTATCCTGCAGGCACTGTCCAGTGTCGATGAGTCACCAGAACAACTCCCACTGCTGGCCAGCCTGGCCAAGGCCCGTCTCAATGACCTGGTTCAGCTCGTCACCAATGAAGCGGTGCAGATGCATGGCGGTATCGGCGTCACGGACGAGTTGGAAATCGGCCTATTCCTCAAACGCGCCCGCGTCGCGATGCAGATATTTGGCGACACGGGTTTTCACAAGGACCGTTACGCCACCCTGTGTGGCTACTGA
- a CDS encoding VWA domain-containing protein encodes MAKPPSRRSNTQEIDRFLKQSRDITEFRRHQPRLLFAIDATASRQPTWDSACHLQGEMFRAASGIASLRVQLSYYRGFNDFFASPWLDDSKQLASTMARVQCEGGHTQIRRLLRHALQEHRQEPLRALVFIGDAVEESPDSLCQLAGECGILKLPLFMFQEGGEPQVEQCYRRMASLSRGGYARFDQRSASKLASLLGAVARYAAGGTAALEKQGGEGDKLLLDQLKR; translated from the coding sequence ATGGCCAAACCTCCCAGTCGCCGTTCCAATACCCAGGAGATAGACCGGTTTCTCAAGCAAAGCCGTGATATCACTGAGTTCAGACGCCACCAACCCCGCCTGCTCTTCGCCATCGACGCCACCGCGAGCCGCCAACCCACCTGGGACAGCGCCTGCCACCTGCAAGGAGAGATGTTTCGCGCCGCTTCCGGCATCGCCTCGCTGCGGGTACAGCTGAGTTACTATCGCGGCTTCAACGATTTCTTCGCCAGCCCCTGGCTGGATGACAGCAAGCAGCTGGCCAGCACCATGGCCAGGGTCCAATGCGAAGGCGGTCACACCCAGATTCGCCGCCTCTTGCGCCACGCATTGCAGGAGCACCGCCAGGAGCCCCTGAGAGCCCTGGTATTCATCGGTGATGCCGTGGAAGAAAGCCCCGACTCCCTGTGCCAGCTGGCCGGCGAGTGTGGAATACTGAAATTGCCCCTGTTCATGTTCCAGGAGGGGGGTGAGCCGCAAGTAGAACAATGTTATCGCCGCATGGCCAGTTTGAGCCGGGGTGGCTACGCCCGTTTCGACCAGCGCAGCGCGAGTAAGCTGGCATCGCTACTGGGTGCCGTGGCGCGTTACGCAGCGGGCGGTACAGCAGCGCTTGAGAAACAGGGTGGCGAGGGTGATAAACTGCTGCTTGACCAACTAAAGCGCTGA
- the htpX gene encoding protease HtpX, translating to MRILLFLATNMAVLILVSTVFKLLGLEGMLAANGVDLNLGSLLVFCAVFGFGGSLISLFLSKWMAKRGTGTALIEEPRNQEERWLLDTVRELADEAGIGMPEVGIFPSQAANAFATGWNRNDALVAVSAGLLQRFRREEVKAVMAHEIGHVANGDMITLTLIQGVVNTFVMFLARIIGHTVDRVIFKTERGRGIGYYVVTIVAELVLGMLASMIVFWFSRWREYRADAAGAGLTTNRDMIAALQRLREEQGLPQDLPGELTAFGISEQLKEGFSGLFRSHPPLEDRIRALQAG from the coding sequence ATGCGCATACTGCTGTTTCTGGCCACCAACATGGCTGTCCTGATACTGGTCAGCACAGTCTTCAAGCTACTGGGCTTAGAGGGTATGCTGGCCGCCAACGGCGTGGACTTGAACCTTGGTTCACTGTTGGTGTTTTGCGCCGTGTTCGGCTTCGGTGGATCGCTTATCTCGCTGTTTCTTTCCAAGTGGATGGCGAAACGCGGTACGGGTACTGCCCTCATTGAGGAACCCCGCAATCAGGAAGAGCGCTGGCTACTCGACACCGTGCGTGAACTGGCTGACGAAGCCGGTATTGGTATGCCTGAAGTAGGCATATTTCCGTCCCAGGCTGCCAATGCATTCGCCACAGGCTGGAACCGGAATGATGCGTTGGTAGCAGTGAGTGCGGGCTTGCTTCAGCGTTTTCGGCGGGAGGAAGTAAAAGCAGTAATGGCCCATGAAATCGGCCATGTTGCCAACGGCGATATGATCACACTGACGCTCATTCAAGGTGTGGTGAACACCTTCGTCATGTTCCTCGCCCGCATCATCGGCCATACCGTCGACCGGGTTATCTTCAAAACTGAGCGCGGCCGTGGCATCGGCTACTACGTTGTGACGATTGTAGCCGAGCTGGTTTTGGGCATGCTCGCCAGCATGATCGTGTTCTGGTTTTCGCGCTGGCGTGAATACCGGGCCGACGCTGCAGGTGCCGGCCTCACCACGAATCGCGATATGATCGCGGCCTTGCAAAGGCTGCGGGAAGAACAAGGACTCCCTCAGGATCTTCCAGGCGAACTGACCGCCTTCGGTATCAGCGAGCAACTCAAGGAAGGCTTTTCTGGCCTGTTTCGGTCGCACCCGCCGCTGGAAGACCGGATCCGGGCACTACAGGCAGGCTAG